A stretch of Gemmobacter fulvus DNA encodes these proteins:
- a CDS encoding DMT family transporter: MPQTYRPLAAALWMIGSILSFTGMAIAGRAVAGVHDTFEIMLWRSVVGFCLVLVIAGAAGRLHEVRRDRLPQHLLRNVVHFSGQNLWFWALTAIPLAQVFALEFTSPIWVILLSPLFLGERLTPVRLLAAALGFAGAMLVARPDFTAIHPGVLAAAASAICFAGSIILTKALTKGESIVSILFWLTLMQTGLGLIASGWDGAIALPSAATLPWLILIGAAGVIAHFCLTTALSLASTTVVVPIDFARLPLIALVGMVLYGEPLDIWVLIGGAVIFGANWLNIRAENRRQARAV, translated from the coding sequence ATGCCGCAGACCTATCGCCCGCTTGCCGCCGCCCTGTGGATGATCGGCTCCATCCTGTCCTTTACCGGCATGGCCATTGCCGGCCGCGCAGTGGCCGGCGTGCATGACACATTCGAGATCATGCTCTGGCGCTCGGTCGTGGGGTTCTGTCTGGTGCTGGTCATCGCGGGGGCAGCCGGGCGGTTGCATGAGGTGCGGCGCGACCGGCTGCCGCAGCACCTGCTGCGCAATGTGGTGCATTTCTCGGGGCAGAACCTGTGGTTCTGGGCATTGACCGCCATTCCCTTAGCGCAGGTCTTCGCGCTGGAGTTCACCTCGCCGATCTGGGTGATCCTGCTGTCGCCGCTGTTTCTGGGCGAGCGGCTGACGCCGGTGCGGCTGCTGGCAGCGGCGCTCGGCTTTGCCGGAGCAATGCTGGTCGCCCGCCCGGATTTCACCGCGATCCATCCCGGTGTGCTGGCCGCCGCGGCCTCGGCCATCTGTTTTGCCGGGTCGATCATCCTGACCAAGGCCCTGACCAAGGGCGAAAGCATCGTATCGATCCTGTTCTGGCTGACACTGATGCAGACCGGGCTCGGGCTGATCGCAAGCGGCTGGGATGGCGCGATTGCGCTGCCCTCTGCCGCCACCCTGCCTTGGCTGATCCTGATCGGCGCTGCCGGGGTGATCGCGCATTTCTGCCTGACCACCGCCCTGTCGCTGGCCTCGACCACCGTGGTGGTGCCGATTGATTTTGCCCGCCTGCCGCTGATCGCGCTGGTCGGCATGGTGCTGTATGGCGAGCCGCTCGACATCTGGGTGCTGATCGGCGGCGCGGTGATTTTCGGCGCGAACTGGCTCAACATCCGGGCCGAAAACCGCCGTCAGGCACGGGCTGTTTAA
- the guaA gene encoding glutamine-hydrolyzing GMP synthase — translation MTQAAIPHTHDRLLIIDFGSQVTQLIARRLRELNVYCEIHPFNKVDDAFLAAFAPKAVILSGGPASVYTEGAPMPPAGVFTLGVPVLGICYGQQVMMHCLGGHVEGGHGTAEFGRAFVTPTPARLPLLEGWFAEGTEQVWMSHGDHVSKLAPGFEVYGTSPNAPFAVTADPARQFYAVQFHPEVHHTPKGAQLYANFVRMAGFKGDWTMGAYREEAIRKIRDQVGSGRVICALSGGVDSSVAAVLIHEAIGEQLTCVYVDHGLMRLGESEQVVSMFREHYNLPLIHADESDLFLGKLDGVSDPETKRKIIGGLFIEVFEKHAKAIGGADFLAQGTLYPDVIESVSFSGGPSVTIKSHHNVGGLPERMNMKLVEPLRELFKDEVRALGRELGLPQSFIGRHPFPGPGLAIRCPGEITREKLDILRQADAVYIDQIRKHGLYDEIWQAFAAILPMKTVGVMGDTRTYDYAVAIRAVTSVDGMTADTYPFTNEFLGETMTRIINEVKGVNRVFYDLTSKPPGTIELE, via the coding sequence ATGACCCAAGCCGCCATTCCCCACACCCACGACCGTCTCCTCATCATCGACTTCGGATCGCAAGTGACGCAGCTGATTGCGCGCCGCCTGCGTGAGCTGAATGTCTATTGTGAAATCCATCCGTTCAACAAAGTGGACGATGCCTTTCTGGCCGCATTCGCGCCAAAGGCGGTGATCCTGTCGGGCGGGCCTGCCTCGGTCTATACCGAGGGCGCGCCGATGCCACCGGCGGGCGTGTTCACCTTGGGCGTGCCCGTGCTGGGCATCTGTTATGGCCAGCAGGTGATGATGCATTGCCTGGGCGGCCATGTCGAAGGCGGTCATGGCACCGCAGAATTCGGCCGCGCCTTTGTCACCCCCACCCCCGCGCGTCTGCCGTTGCTGGAGGGCTGGTTTGCCGAAGGCACCGAACAGGTCTGGATGAGCCATGGCGACCATGTCTCGAAACTGGCCCCCGGCTTCGAGGTCTATGGCACCTCGCCCAATGCGCCCTTCGCCGTCACCGCCGATCCGGCGCGCCAGTTCTATGCCGTGCAGTTCCACCCCGAGGTGCATCACACCCCGAAAGGCGCACAGCTTTACGCGAATTTCGTCAGGATGGCCGGGTTCAAGGGCGACTGGACCATGGGCGCCTACCGTGAAGAGGCAATCCGCAAGATCCGCGACCAGGTCGGCTCGGGCCGGGTGATCTGCGCATTGTCCGGCGGTGTCGACAGTTCGGTTGCCGCCGTGCTGATCCATGAGGCGATCGGCGAGCAGCTGACCTGTGTCTATGTCGATCACGGGCTGATGCGGCTGGGCGAATCGGAACAGGTCGTCAGCATGTTCCGCGAACATTACAATCTGCCGCTGATCCATGCCGACGAATCCGATCTGTTCCTCGGCAAGCTCGACGGCGTGTCGGATCCCGAAACCAAACGCAAGATCATCGGCGGGCTGTTCATCGAAGTGTTCGAGAAACACGCCAAGGCCATCGGCGGCGCGGATTTCCTCGCACAGGGCACGCTCTATCCCGATGTGATCGAATCGGTGTCGTTCAGTGGCGGCCCGTCGGTCACCATCAAGTCGCACCACAATGTCGGCGGTCTGCCCGAACGCATGAACATGAAGCTGGTGGAGCCGCTGCGCGAATTGTTCAAGGACGAAGTGCGCGCGCTGGGCCGCGAGTTGGGCCTGCCGCAAAGCTTCATCGGGCGGCATCCCTTCCCCGGCCCCGGCCTTGCGATCCGCTGCCCCGGCGAGATCACCCGCGAAAAGCTGGATATCCTGCGTCAGGCCGATGCGGTCTATATCGACCAGATCCGCAAACATGGTCTTTATGACGAAATCTGGCAGGCTTTCGCAGCGATCCTGCCGATGAAAACCGTGGGCGTGATGGGCGATACCCGCACCTATGATTATGCGGTCGCGATCCGGGCTGTGACCTCGGTTGATGGCATGACTGCCGATACCTACCCCTTCACCAATGAATTCCTCGGCGAAACGATGACCCGCATCATCAACGAGGTGAAGGGCGTGAACCGTGTGTTCTATGACCTGACCTCGAAACCCCCGGGCACCATCGAACTGGAATAA
- a CDS encoding trimethylamine methyltransferase family protein, translating to MSDVAAGRRARGGGAARRAERTAVSLDTAKFISRNIPNFEILNDEALQIIEWNAETVLEEIGVNFLENPGALALWKAAGADVRGERVHIPRGLARKLCATAPRSFTQHARNAERNVEIGGRNLVLAPVYGPPFVRDREGGRRYATMADFKNFVKLGYMSKWLHHSGGTVCEPTDVAVNKRHLDMLHAHMTLSDKPFMGSVTEPVRAADSVEMSKLLFGADFVDQNVVMTSLININSPLTFDSTMMGALEVYARAGQAAIISPFIVGGAMAPVTVAGTLTQVLAEVLAGVAYSQLVRPGAPVIFGAFVTSIDMNSGAPTFGTPEAAHITYGAGQLARRLGLPYRSGGSFCGSKLPDAQAAYETANSLNMALLAGVNFMLHACGWLEGGLVSSYEKFVMDADQLGTLHHLAQGVMMDENGQGMDAIREVGPGGHYLGCAHTQANFKSAFWRSDLLDYKPFETWDEEGARDTETLAAERVKKMLGDYQQPALDEGIRESLDDYVARKKAAEPDAFI from the coding sequence ATGAGCGATGTGGCAGCAGGGCGCCGGGCGCGCGGGGGCGGGGCGGCGCGTCGGGCAGAGCGCACGGCGGTCAGTCTGGACACGGCGAAGTTCATCAGCCGCAACATTCCGAATTTCGAGATCCTCAATGACGAGGCGTTGCAGATCATCGAATGGAACGCGGAGACCGTTCTGGAAGAGATCGGCGTGAATTTCCTCGAGAATCCGGGGGCTTTGGCGCTGTGGAAAGCGGCGGGGGCGGATGTGCGCGGTGAACGTGTGCATATTCCGCGTGGCCTTGCCCGCAAGCTCTGTGCCACTGCGCCGCGCAGCTTTACCCAGCACGCCCGCAACGCCGAGCGCAATGTCGAGATCGGCGGACGCAATCTGGTGCTGGCCCCGGTCTATGGCCCGCCCTTCGTGCGGGATCGTGAGGGCGGGCGGCGGTATGCCACCATGGCCGATTTCAAGAATTTCGTGAAACTGGGCTATATGTCGAAATGGCTGCACCATTCCGGCGGTACGGTGTGCGAGCCGACCGATGTGGCGGTGAACAAACGCCATCTGGACATGCTGCACGCGCATATGACGCTGAGCGACAAGCCGTTCATGGGATCGGTGACGGAGCCGGTGCGCGCTGCCGATTCGGTCGAAATGTCGAAGCTGCTGTTCGGGGCGGATTTCGTCGATCAGAACGTGGTGATGACCTCGCTGATCAATATCAACAGCCCGCTGACCTTCGATTCGACGATGATGGGCGCGCTGGAGGTCTATGCCAGGGCCGGGCAGGCGGCGATCATCTCTCCCTTCATCGTTGGCGGCGCGATGGCGCCGGTGACGGTGGCAGGCACGCTGACGCAGGTTCTGGCCGAGGTGCTGGCGGGCGTGGCCTATAGCCAGTTGGTGCGGCCCGGGGCGCCGGTGATCTTTGGTGCCTTTGTGACCTCGATCGACATGAACTCGGGTGCGCCGACCTTTGGCACGCCGGAGGCCGCGCATATCACCTATGGGGCCGGGCAACTGGCGCGGCGGTTGGGGCTGCCGTATCGGTCGGGCGGGTCGTTCTGCGGCTCCAAGCTGCCGGATGCGCAGGCGGCTTACGAGACGGCGAACAGCCTGAACATGGCGCTGCTGGCGGGCGTGAACTTCATGCTGCATGCCTGCGGCTGGCTGGAGGGCGGGTTGGTGTCGTCTTACGAGAAATTCGTGATGGACGCCGATCAGCTGGGCACGCTGCACCATCTGGCGCAGGGCGTGATGATGGATGAGAACGGTCAGGGCATGGATGCGATCCGCGAGGTCGGCCCCGGTGGTCACTATCTGGGCTGTGCCCATACGCAGGCCAATTTCAAGAGTGCGTTCTGGCGGTCGGATCTGCTGGATTACAAGCCGTTCGAGACCTGGGATGAGGAAGGCGCGCGCGATACCGAAACACTGGCGGCGGAGCGGGTGAAGAAGATGCTGGGGGATTACCAGCAACCCGCGCTGGACGAGG